The following coding sequences lie in one Haladaptatus sp. DJG-WS-42 genomic window:
- a CDS encoding AI-2E family transporter: MAEENHTDSSLPSEHSLRRLPFFGGMRRDRAVLWVVAILLLLTLSFIVWQFIGTVVLGLFMYYVTRPVFRQVHKRIERRLFAVVVTLIMVTIPVLVLVGWALAIVINAVSQFLDAERQSELTALIEPYLDLTSVLHESEETLRLLITNPGQLADSGLGDVLSQLSDVLVASLSTLLNVGFHAFIALLIAFFLLKDDYRIVAWGRQTILRDDNPLEHYFETVDADLKSIYFGNILNALATGILGVVTYIVLNLFAPDAVAIPEPALVGLLVGVASLVPVIGMKLVWVPVAVFLFARAALVAPEALWFPVVFSVVSIVIVDTIPDQLLRPYVSGRSLHIGAVILAYTFGPLLFGWYGIFLGPLILAVVYEFSRIVFPWLVNPHRQPDEAEHDAAADAEKLPAPTEPDGTDSPSPAEGS; encoded by the coding sequence ATGGCAGAAGAAAACCACACAGACAGCAGTTTGCCAAGCGAGCACTCACTGCGCAGACTCCCGTTTTTTGGCGGCATGCGCAGAGACAGAGCCGTGTTGTGGGTGGTCGCAATCCTGTTGCTTCTCACCTTGTCGTTCATCGTCTGGCAGTTCATCGGAACGGTCGTCCTCGGCCTGTTCATGTACTACGTGACGCGGCCGGTGTTCCGACAGGTGCACAAACGCATCGAACGTCGCCTGTTTGCCGTCGTCGTCACGCTCATCATGGTGACGATTCCGGTGCTCGTCCTCGTCGGATGGGCGCTTGCCATCGTCATCAACGCCGTCTCACAGTTCCTCGATGCAGAGCGCCAAAGCGAGTTGACCGCGCTCATCGAACCGTATCTCGACCTCACGAGTGTCCTCCACGAATCGGAGGAGACGCTTCGCCTGCTCATCACGAACCCGGGCCAGCTCGCTGATTCCGGCCTCGGTGACGTGCTCTCCCAGCTTTCTGACGTGCTGGTTGCCTCGCTCTCGACGCTCTTGAACGTCGGCTTTCACGCCTTTATCGCGCTCTTGATTGCGTTTTTCCTCCTCAAAGACGACTACCGGATTGTGGCGTGGGGCAGACAGACGATTCTCAGAGACGACAACCCGCTCGAACACTACTTCGAGACGGTCGATGCGGATCTGAAGTCGATATACTTCGGGAACATTCTGAACGCACTTGCGACGGGCATTCTCGGCGTGGTCACCTACATCGTCCTCAACCTGTTCGCCCCGGACGCCGTTGCAATCCCCGAACCCGCGCTCGTGGGGTTGCTCGTCGGCGTTGCAAGTCTCGTCCCAGTAATCGGCATGAAACTCGTCTGGGTGCCGGTTGCGGTGTTCCTCTTCGCGCGGGCGGCGCTCGTCGCGCCCGAGGCGCTCTGGTTCCCGGTCGTGTTCAGCGTGGTCTCCATCGTGATTGTCGATACGATTCCAGACCAACTGCTTCGCCCCTACGTGAGCGGCCGGTCGCTCCACATCGGCGCGGTGATTCTCGCCTACACCTTCGGCCCGCTCCTGTTTGGCTGGTACGGCATCTTCCTTGGCCCGCTCATCTTGGCCGTCGTCTACGAGTTTTCGCGAATCGTCTTCCCGTGGCTCGTCAATCCGCACCGACAGCCAGACGAGGCCGAGCACGACGCAGCGGCGGATGCAGAGAAACTGCCCGCGCCAACCGAACCAGACGGAACCGACTCGCCGTCGCCAGCGGAGGGGAGCTAA
- a CDS encoding alkaline phosphatase family protein, which produces MVTDTSSRALILGLDGIPWNLIEKWAETGDLPNFARLITEGASGPLESSKPANTPVAWPSIATGTWPDRHGIYEFMKVAGNYTQRPYTRNDIREPTLWEMLTPAVVANLPMTYPPAPIDGKLVTGMMTPSLSARFASPKSLEAQIKREIPDYQIELKWHEYDGRKSEFRSALTKLVETRRKLMRLLMADDEWRLFFFVYVAPDRLQHLIWDETVILAHYQLLDEILGEVMAYATERDATLFVVSDHGFGPIERVVSVNRLLVEEGFLVPKSQAGTRGVLSTLGITKPRVLDALARIGLTEHRLVHALPAELVTAAARQIPGAHELHDVDHSQTTAFLHGLGSIYVNDTERFEKGVVAPADKARVKTHLMGVLEQLTDPETGERVLTVYDGATLNARDPDGPDIVVTANEGYHIEPTLSPHIIADSPVAEAYHRPEGIFLAWGPDIEAGVSVHDATVVDVAPTVLHAAGEPVASAADGRVLTEIFTAESTHAVETREYTRSQATGVVEEDYRDVEDRLRGLGYLE; this is translated from the coding sequence ATGGTCACAGACACCAGTAGCCGGGCGCTCATCCTCGGCCTCGACGGGATTCCGTGGAACCTCATCGAAAAATGGGCGGAGACCGGGGACCTGCCGAATTTTGCACGACTCATCACCGAGGGGGCAAGCGGGCCACTCGAAAGCTCGAAACCGGCGAACACCCCGGTTGCATGGCCATCCATCGCGACCGGGACGTGGCCAGACCGCCACGGCATCTACGAGTTCATGAAGGTAGCGGGAAACTACACCCAGCGTCCCTACACGCGAAACGACATCCGTGAGCCGACGCTCTGGGAGATGCTCACGCCCGCAGTGGTGGCGAACCTGCCAATGACCTACCCGCCCGCCCCCATCGACGGGAAACTCGTGACCGGGATGATGACGCCCTCACTCTCTGCGCGCTTTGCCTCGCCAAAATCGCTCGAAGCGCAAATCAAGCGCGAGATTCCGGACTATCAAATCGAACTCAAGTGGCACGAGTACGACGGGCGAAAATCCGAGTTTCGTTCCGCGCTCACGAAACTCGTTGAGACCCGACGCAAACTGATGCGCCTGCTCATGGCAGACGATGAGTGGCGATTGTTCTTCTTCGTCTACGTGGCCCCAGACCGCCTCCAGCACCTCATCTGGGACGAGACGGTGATACTCGCGCACTACCAACTGCTCGATGAGATTCTCGGTGAAGTGATGGCGTACGCGACCGAGCGCGACGCAACGCTGTTCGTCGTCTCTGACCACGGTTTCGGCCCGATAGAGCGGGTCGTGAGCGTCAATCGATTGCTCGTCGAAGAAGGCTTCCTCGTCCCGAAATCACAGGCTGGGACCCGAGGCGTACTCTCGACTCTCGGCATCACGAAGCCACGCGTACTCGACGCGCTCGCCCGGATTGGACTCACCGAGCACCGACTGGTTCACGCGCTTCCAGCCGAACTCGTGACCGCCGCTGCCCGCCAGATTCCCGGCGCCCACGAACTCCACGACGTAGACCACAGCCAGACAACGGCGTTCCTCCACGGGCTTGGAAGCATCTACGTGAACGACACCGAACGGTTCGAGAAAGGTGTCGTCGCCCCCGCCGACAAAGCCCGGGTGAAAACCCACCTCATGGGGGTGTTAGAACAGCTGACCGACCCGGAGACGGGCGAGCGCGTGCTCACAGTGTACGACGGCGCGACGCTGAACGCTCGGGACCCTGACGGCCCGGACATCGTCGTGACGGCAAACGAGGGCTATCACATCGAGCCAACGCTGTCGCCACACATCATCGCAGATTCGCCGGTTGCAGAGGCCTACCACCGGCCGGAAGGTATCTTCCTCGCGTGGGGACCGGACATCGAAGCGGGCGTCTCTGTGCACGATGCGACGGTCGTGGATGTCGCGCCAACCGTGCTCCACGCAGCGGGCGAACCGGTTGCGAGCGCGGCGGATGGGCGCGTGCTCACGGAAATTTTCACGGCCGAATCCACACACGCGGTCGAAACCCGCGAGTACACGCGCTCGCAGGCCACTGGTGTGGTAGAAGAAGATTATCGCGACGTCGAAGACCGACTGCGCGGGCTTGGCTACCTCGAATAG
- a CDS encoding glycosyltransferase family 4 protein, which translates to MNPKPEIAVLVVGPANRETGGIARYIAAQHEHLPPSVRMETYDVAPSADGKGRWWLARELLHAGKRALRFPFQSRPDIVHVHTSHERSFYLSSWFVFVSRYLWRRPTVLHVHGSAFDTFVQSESWLVRVLQRRVFAAATAIIVLSVYWKHILEPVSGRTQLFVLPNAIDPDEYDPHFDVTPPHVVFISNHVERKGIREFVTAVEQLTDAGLAFRVTIAGKGPLSHLAEGLAARYQSVSYVGYVSEAEKRALLDSASIYVLPTHAEGLPIGILEAMAGGNAILSTPVGSIPELIRAENGRLVTPGAADALTAALSALLADPKLVRNMAQRNRTLVEEGYTWQEVAVQLTALYARLLGRPYEIDRDTPPVVIE; encoded by the coding sequence ATGAACCCAAAACCCGAGATTGCAGTGCTCGTCGTTGGCCCAGCAAACAGAGAGACCGGTGGGATTGCGCGCTACATCGCCGCACAGCACGAGCACCTGCCGCCGTCGGTGCGGATGGAGACCTACGATGTCGCGCCCAGCGCAGATGGTAAGGGGCGGTGGTGGCTCGCGCGTGAGTTGCTCCACGCGGGCAAGCGCGCCCTGCGCTTTCCGTTTCAGTCGCGCCCAGACATCGTCCACGTCCACACCTCACACGAGCGGTCGTTCTATCTCTCGTCGTGGTTCGTGTTCGTCTCGCGCTACCTGTGGCGACGCCCGACGGTGCTCCACGTCCACGGCTCTGCGTTCGACACGTTCGTCCAGTCAGAGTCGTGGCTGGTGCGCGTTCTCCAACGACGGGTGTTCGCCGCCGCGACCGCGATAATCGTCCTCTCTGTGTATTGGAAGCACATCCTCGAACCCGTCTCCGGTCGGACGCAGTTGTTCGTCCTTCCGAACGCCATTGACCCTGATGAGTACGACCCACACTTCGACGTGACGCCCCCCCACGTCGTATTTATCTCGAATCACGTTGAGCGAAAGGGGATTCGTGAGTTCGTAACGGCAGTCGAACAGTTGACCGACGCCGGACTGGCGTTTCGCGTCACGATTGCCGGAAAAGGCCCGCTTTCACACCTCGCAGAGGGGCTTGCCGCGCGGTATCAGAGCGTCTCCTACGTCGGATACGTGAGTGAAGCCGAGAAGCGCGCACTGCTCGACAGCGCCTCGATTTACGTTCTCCCGACGCACGCAGAGGGGCTGCCGATTGGGATTCTTGAGGCAATGGCGGGCGGCAACGCGATTCTCTCCACGCCGGTTGGCAGCATCCCTGAACTCATCCGCGCTGAAAACGGGCGACTCGTCACGCCGGGAGCTGCAGACGCCCTCACAGCGGCGCTGTCGGCGCTCCTCGCAGACCCGAAGCTGGTTCGGAACATGGCCCAGCGAAATCGCACGCTCGTCGAAGAGGGGTACACCTGGCAGGAGGTTGCCGTTCAGTTGACCGCGCTGTACGCCCGCCTGCTCGGCCGTCCATACGAGATAGACCGAGACACCCCACCGGTCGTTATCGAGTGA
- a CDS encoding antibiotic ABC transporter permease, producing MTSAPGHAVEAESLLAETLRYARTRSYTGWDYADGMSSQLLEAIPIENQWLNLVIQEGIKRAPINLRRLFLVEQRQSFKGSALFALANRNASLLGLDEVDYDAEATRLADWLGDNRRAGYHGFCGGHAHALQDLGSRRLPTEGDVVSTTYGVRALLALSAFDPEYATLAESAAEFLTRDLNYTETADGAYITYVAAEDATYHTLNAIALAASLFCDLYEHTGTEAYAEKATALLSFVVARQTPVGGWYYRDPREASHLSMDGHHNGFIIECLLRYAEQVDATRFSPALDRSLQFYRDHLFERDGAPRWDEKRTFPRDIHAAAQGIIVFTRAGDLAFAARILEWTRKTLYAGDGRFYYRRERFYTRRIVLMRWAEAWMAYAISAYALAYREANVQPPEATDVR from the coding sequence ATGACGTCCGCTCCGGGTCACGCCGTCGAAGCCGAATCGCTACTCGCGGAGACGCTCCGATACGCCCGAACGCGGTCGTACACCGGCTGGGACTACGCAGACGGCATGAGCAGCCAGCTGCTTGAGGCGATTCCCATCGAGAACCAGTGGCTCAATCTCGTGATCCAAGAGGGGATAAAACGCGCCCCGATAAACCTCAGACGGCTGTTTCTCGTCGAACAACGCCAGAGCTTCAAGGGGAGTGCGCTGTTCGCGCTCGCAAACCGAAACGCCAGCCTGCTTGGGCTCGACGAGGTGGACTACGACGCGGAAGCCACGCGACTCGCAGACTGGCTCGGAGACAACCGTCGAGCGGGCTATCACGGCTTCTGTGGCGGTCACGCTCACGCCCTCCAAGACCTCGGCAGCCGGCGCTTACCTACCGAAGGCGACGTGGTTTCGACCACCTACGGCGTGCGTGCGCTCCTCGCGCTGTCGGCGTTCGACCCCGAGTACGCGACGCTGGCAGAGAGCGCCGCGGAGTTCCTCACGCGCGACCTCAACTACACGGAAACCGCCGATGGAGCCTACATCACCTACGTCGCCGCTGAGGACGCGACCTACCACACGCTGAACGCCATCGCGCTTGCGGCGAGCCTATTCTGTGATCTCTACGAGCACACGGGAACCGAGGCGTACGCCGAAAAGGCGACTGCGTTGCTCTCGTTCGTCGTCGCCCGCCAAACTCCCGTGGGCGGCTGGTACTACCGCGACCCACGAGAGGCGTCGCACCTCTCGATGGACGGCCACCACAACGGCTTCATCATCGAGTGTCTCCTGCGCTACGCAGAACAGGTCGATGCAACGCGGTTTTCTCCGGCGCTCGACCGCAGTCTGCAGTTCTACCGCGACCACCTGTTTGAGCGAGACGGCGCGCCCCGCTGGGACGAGAAACGAACCTTCCCGCGCGACATTCACGCCGCCGCACAAGGTATCATCGTGTTCACGCGAGCAGGTGACCTCGCCTTCGCGGCGCGGATTCTCGAGTGGACGCGAAAAACGCTCTACGCGGGGGATGGCCGGTTTTACTACCGCAGAGAGCGGTTTTACACGAGGCGCATCGTCTTGATGCGCTGGGCAGAGGCGTGGATGGCCTACGCCATTTCTGCGTACGCACTAGCGTACAGAGAAGCGAACGTACAGCCACCGGAGGCGACCGATGTGCGCTGA
- a CDS encoding DUF354 domain-containing protein, whose translation MRYLFFTNTPAHVHLYKHAVRRLEAAGHDVLVLGRDYGVTVPLLSYYELPYRVYGKCGPSKNSLLRNLPSQFATIFREARRFDPDLIFGMGSYAAFAGAVSRTPVVLILDSEPTNIDHFVSRPFATAILTPRAFHKDLGAKHVRFAGFKETAYLHPDVYAPNPDIRELLGLGPTERFAIVRFNAFGSHHDVGHAGFSPAQRRELIEALAAHVTVFVSDESEAMEFDTLPARRFALHPGLLHDALAAADLLVADTQTMVTEAALLGTPAIRSNSWVGADDMGNFTDLAAHGLIYNIRAFDDVLDTATALVADEAAKDEWAEKRDAYVADNVNLTDLIVSVAEQLGDTTGLDLTADITPVRPAA comes from the coding sequence ATGCGATACCTGTTTTTTACAAACACCCCCGCCCACGTCCACCTCTACAAACACGCCGTCCGTCGCCTCGAAGCCGCGGGACACGACGTCCTCGTCCTCGGCAGGGATTACGGCGTCACCGTCCCGTTACTTTCGTACTACGAACTGCCGTACCGCGTCTACGGGAAATGCGGACCGTCGAAAAACTCACTGCTCCGAAATTTGCCCAGTCAGTTTGCCACCATCTTCCGGGAGGCTCGTCGCTTCGACCCCGACCTCATCTTCGGGATGGGGTCGTACGCCGCGTTCGCCGGGGCGGTCTCGCGCACACCCGTCGTCCTCATCCTCGACTCTGAGCCAACGAACATCGACCACTTCGTCTCCCGCCCGTTCGCCACGGCAATACTGACGCCACGCGCCTTCCACAAAGACCTCGGCGCGAAACACGTCCGCTTTGCGGGCTTCAAAGAGACGGCCTATCTCCACCCGGACGTGTACGCGCCGAATCCCGACATCCGCGAGCTGCTTGGCCTCGGCCCCACCGAACGCTTCGCCATCGTCCGCTTCAACGCCTTTGGCTCACACCACGACGTTGGCCACGCCGGATTCAGTCCGGCTCAGCGCCGCGAACTCATCGAAGCGCTCGCGGCCCACGTCACGGTGTTCGTCTCAGACGAATCGGAGGCGATGGAGTTTGACACCCTTCCGGCACGACGCTTCGCGTTGCATCCGGGCTTGCTCCACGATGCCCTCGCCGCTGCTGATTTACTTGTTGCAGACACCCAGACGATGGTCACGGAAGCCGCCTTGCTCGGGACGCCCGCCATCCGGTCGAACTCGTGGGTGGGCGCAGACGACATGGGCAACTTCACCGACCTCGCCGCCCACGGCCTCATCTACAACATCCGGGCGTTCGATGACGTGCTCGACACCGCCACCGCGCTCGTCGCAGACGAAGCTGCGAAAGACGAGTGGGCCGAAAAACGCGATGCCTACGTCGCGGACAACGTGAATCTTACCGACCTCATCGTGAGCGTTGCAGAGCAGTTGGGCGACACAACCGGCCTCGACCTCACCGCAGACATCACCCCCGTCAGACCCGCTGCCTGA
- a CDS encoding SRPBCC domain-containing protein has translation MAELTTSVDIDAPPATVWQVLTDFSSYPGWNDYMHISGQPTVGSRLHVSPGPAAGRLPTFKPRVLTADENRELRWLGHFYVNGLFDGEHRFVIDDLGDGRSRFTQSETFSGLLVGPFNRLMSSQTERNFNAVNAALKERAESLEQAAHSDTAA, from the coding sequence ATGGCAGAACTCACCACCTCCGTCGACATCGACGCCCCACCAGCAACGGTCTGGCAGGTACTCACTGACTTTTCGAGCTATCCGGGGTGGAACGACTACATGCACATCTCCGGCCAGCCAACGGTCGGCTCGCGCCTCCATGTCAGCCCCGGTCCCGCTGCCGGACGATTGCCGACGTTCAAACCGCGCGTGCTCACCGCAGACGAGAATCGCGAGTTGCGCTGGCTCGGACATTTCTACGTGAACGGCCTGTTCGACGGCGAACACCGCTTCGTTATCGACGACCTCGGCGACGGTCGCTCACGGTTCACGCAGTCAGAAACGTTCTCGGGACTGCTCGTCGGCCCGTTCAACCGCCTCATGAGCAGTCAGACCGAGCGAAACTTCAACGCCGTGAACGCGGCGCTCAAAGAACGTGCAGAATCGCTCGAACAAGCAGCGCATTCAGATACCGCCGCCTGA
- the wecB gene encoding UDP-N-acetylglucosamine 2-epimerase (non-hydrolyzing): MKICAVVGARPQFIKAFPVSQALRRDHEEVLVHTGQHYDETMSAVFFTELGIPEPDYNLGVGSGPHARQTAAMMEKLDAVFDDEQPDVVLVYGDTNSTLAAAMVAAKRDCLLAHVEAGLRSFNREMPEEVNRVLTDHASDLLFAPTETAVSHLANEGITDGVHLTGDVMYDAILAVHDRAMAESPILDCLNLRDGEYLLATIHRPANTDDPKTLKRIIQTLGDAPLPVVFPAHPRTVARLEEFELLDMAHNNLRLISPVGYRDLVRLLAGAERVATDSGGIQKEAFFLDTPCVTLREETEWVETVEAGWNILVGAAPDAIRAGLTHEFALNVDAKPTPYGDGHAAAKLSDILSREAPLAVKN; encoded by the coding sequence ATGAAAATCTGTGCTGTCGTGGGCGCACGCCCACAGTTCATCAAGGCGTTCCCCGTCTCGCAGGCGCTGCGCCGCGACCACGAGGAAGTACTCGTCCACACCGGCCAACACTACGACGAAACGATGTCTGCGGTGTTTTTCACCGAACTCGGGATTCCAGAGCCGGACTACAACCTCGGCGTTGGCTCCGGGCCACACGCTCGCCAGACGGCGGCGATGATGGAGAAGCTGGACGCCGTGTTCGACGACGAACAACCAGATGTGGTGCTCGTCTACGGCGATACCAACTCGACGCTCGCCGCAGCGATGGTTGCAGCGAAGCGAGACTGCCTGCTCGCGCACGTCGAAGCCGGGCTCAGAAGCTTTAATCGAGAGATGCCAGAGGAGGTAAACCGCGTGCTCACCGACCACGCGTCTGACCTGCTGTTCGCACCGACCGAGACGGCCGTATCGCACCTCGCAAACGAAGGCATCACCGACGGTGTCCACCTCACCGGCGATGTGATGTACGACGCCATCCTCGCGGTCCACGACCGGGCGATGGCGGAGTCACCAATTCTCGACTGTCTCAATTTGCGTGACGGCGAGTACCTCCTCGCAACAATCCACCGCCCAGCGAACACGGACGACCCGAAAACGCTGAAGCGAATTATCCAGACACTCGGTGATGCGCCACTCCCGGTCGTGTTCCCGGCACATCCACGTACCGTCGCCCGGTTAGAGGAGTTCGAACTGCTCGACATGGCCCACAACAATCTGCGGCTCATCTCGCCGGTTGGCTACCGCGACCTCGTCCGCCTGCTCGCGGGCGCAGAGCGCGTGGCGACCGATTCCGGCGGGATTCAAAAAGAGGCCTTCTTCCTCGACACGCCCTGCGTCACCCTCCGCGAGGAGACTGAGTGGGTGGAGACGGTCGAGGCCGGGTGGAACATCCTTGTTGGCGCAGCCCCTGACGCGATTCGTGCCGGGTTGACCCACGAGTTCGCGTTGAATGTGGACGCAAAGCCAACGCCCTACGGCGACGGACACGCTGCCGCGAAACTCTCAGACATACTCTCTCGTGAAGCGCCGCTCGCCGTGAAAAATTGA
- a CDS encoding glycosyltransferase family 2 protein — protein MYRGQRVGIVVPAYNESQLIGTVIETIPEYIDRIYVFNDRSTDHTWDVIQESAARANQTVASEAGYDQRVVPMDNPRNVGVGGCVKQGYALALADGLDIVARMDGDGQMDPSQLPRMLDPIVDDVADFVKGNRLWYKEYREGMSRWRVFGNSILTGLTKVASGYWKMVDPQNGYSAISVDALKTIPFEELYEGYGFENDLLVMLNVYDQRLAEVAHPSIYGDEISDIRYSTFVPHLSYILFRTFLWRLKMKFFVYDFHPAVFGYIFGLCGLLIGIVAAALTIRDALTGVAMMADVMLTITMFWLSALLLILAVSADVERNAHLVILVHHKPGDGQGDHAMEPVSRSVSPPAESSPAIEPNRRDTQ, from the coding sequence ATGTACCGCGGGCAACGTGTCGGCATCGTCGTGCCCGCATACAACGAGTCACAACTCATTGGGACTGTCATCGAAACGATTCCTGAGTATATCGACCGGATTTACGTGTTTAACGACCGCTCGACCGACCACACGTGGGACGTAATTCAAGAGAGCGCGGCCAGAGCAAACCAGACGGTGGCGAGCGAAGCGGGCTACGACCAGCGGGTCGTCCCGATGGACAACCCACGAAACGTGGGCGTTGGCGGCTGTGTGAAACAAGGCTACGCGCTCGCGCTCGCAGACGGCCTCGACATCGTCGCGCGAATGGACGGCGACGGGCAGATGGATCCAAGCCAACTCCCGCGCATGCTCGACCCCATCGTCGACGACGTGGCCGACTTCGTGAAGGGAAATCGCCTTTGGTACAAAGAGTACCGCGAGGGGATGAGCCGGTGGCGGGTGTTCGGCAACTCGATTCTCACCGGCCTGACGAAGGTTGCAAGTGGCTACTGGAAGATGGTTGACCCGCAAAACGGCTATTCTGCAATCTCTGTGGATGCGCTCAAGACCATCCCGTTCGAGGAGCTCTACGAGGGCTACGGCTTCGAGAACGACTTGCTCGTCATGCTCAACGTCTACGACCAGCGGCTCGCTGAGGTTGCCCATCCCTCGATTTACGGCGACGAAATCAGCGATATTCGCTACTCGACGTTCGTCCCGCACCTCTCGTACATCCTGTTTCGGACGTTCCTCTGGCGGCTTAAGATGAAGTTCTTCGTCTACGACTTCCACCCGGCGGTGTTCGGCTACATCTTCGGGTTGTGTGGCCTGCTCATCGGCATCGTCGCCGCCGCACTCACCATTCGCGACGCGCTTACCGGCGTGGCGATGATGGCCGACGTGATGTTGACGATTACGATGTTCTGGCTCTCTGCGCTCTTGCTCATTCTCGCGGTGAGCGCTGACGTCGAACGAAACGCGCACCTCGTCATCCTCGTCCATCACAAGCCGGGTGACGGACAGGGTGACCACGCGATGGAACCCGTCTCTCGCTCGGTGTCGCCGCCAGCCGAATCCTCGCCCGCTATCGAACCGAACCGACGTGATACGCAATGA
- a CDS encoding nucleotide sugar dehydrogenase: protein MKGLYNSTASPEDQRHALVSGEIPVSVFGLGKMGLPLAACYAEATSNVIGVDVNPAVVEAINRGECPIEREPGLDELVAELVMDGKLRATTEADTAVAEARVHVVIVPTPITEEKDPNLSILEDAVGKIGRGLKPGDLVVIECTVPPGTSKDLVVPLLEAESGLSFGEFGVAFCPERTSSSRALEDIRGAYPKVVGGVDAESARVAELIYHEINSNDVLVVSDATTAEAVKLFEGLYRDVNIALANELARHADDLSVDVNEAIEVANSQPFCHLHSPGPGVGGHCIPYYPYFVMRRVEGDMPLLRTAREVNDSMPEFTAGKMREELEASGKQIAESTILVLGLTYRPAIKETRAAPAKPLIESLRRMGAHVLAVDPILDDTSEFDAVRVSLDDEEAYDVDGVILVTPHEEFDDIDWSRFDNVAVIDGRGTLHGRAADHRVYTIGSR from the coding sequence ATGAAGGGACTCTACAACTCGACTGCATCGCCCGAAGACCAACGTCACGCACTCGTATCGGGAGAGATTCCCGTCTCCGTGTTCGGACTCGGGAAGATGGGGCTCCCGCTCGCTGCGTGCTACGCAGAGGCAACGAGCAACGTCATCGGCGTGGACGTAAACCCCGCCGTCGTCGAGGCCATCAACCGCGGCGAGTGCCCCATCGAACGCGAACCCGGCCTCGACGAACTCGTCGCCGAACTCGTGATGGACGGGAAACTCCGCGCGACGACGGAAGCCGACACTGCGGTCGCAGAGGCCCGCGTCCACGTCGTCATCGTGCCGACGCCAATCACCGAGGAGAAAGACCCCAACCTCTCGATTCTCGAAGATGCGGTCGGGAAAATCGGGCGCGGCCTCAAGCCGGGCGACCTCGTCGTCATCGAGTGCACCGTGCCGCCGGGCACGAGCAAAGACCTCGTCGTCCCGCTGCTCGAAGCAGAGAGCGGACTCTCGTTTGGCGAATTTGGGGTCGCGTTCTGTCCGGAGCGCACCTCGAGCAGCCGCGCCTTAGAGGACATTCGCGGCGCATACCCGAAGGTCGTCGGTGGCGTGGACGCAGAGAGCGCCCGTGTGGCCGAACTCATCTACCACGAAATCAACTCGAACGACGTGCTCGTTGTCTCGGATGCGACCACCGCGGAGGCCGTGAAGCTGTTCGAAGGCCTCTACCGCGACGTGAACATCGCGCTCGCAAACGAGCTGGCCCGCCACGCAGACGACCTCAGCGTGGACGTGAACGAAGCCATCGAGGTGGCGAACAGCCAACCGTTCTGCCACCTCCACTCGCCGGGGCCGGGCGTTGGCGGCCACTGCATCCCCTACTACCCGTACTTCGTCATGCGCCGGGTGGAAGGCGACATGCCGTTGCTCCGCACCGCTCGCGAGGTCAACGACAGCATGCCCGAGTTCACCGCCGGAAAAATGCGCGAGGAACTCGAAGCCAGCGGGAAGCAGATTGCGGAATCGACCATCCTCGTGCTCGGGCTGACCTACCGGCCAGCCATCAAAGAGACGCGCGCCGCACCCGCAAAGCCGCTCATCGAGTCGCTCCGGCGGATGGGTGCACACGTACTCGCGGTTGACCCCATCTTAGACGACACGAGCGAGTTCGACGCGGTTCGCGTCTCGCTCGACGACGAGGAAGCCTACGACGTGGATGGTGTGATTCTCGTCACGCCACACGAGGAGTTCGATGATATCGACTGGTCGCGCTTCGACAACGTGGCCGTCATCGACGGACGCGGCACCCTCCACGGGCGGGCGGCAGACCACCGCGTCTACACTATCGGGAGTCGATAG